A window of Corallococcus macrosporus DSM 14697 contains these coding sequences:
- a CDS encoding ABC transporter substrate-binding protein: protein MRRPLMLLATLALAVVACEKKTAPAPAAPSPEGQATGTAAAPVDSDTILLGEVGSLTGSEATFGVSARNGIELALNEANEAGGVKGKKLQVRVYDSQGRPEEGAQAVTRLITQDKVVAILGEAASSVSMAMAEKAQAGQVPMVTPTSTAPEVTQKGDYIFRVCFIDPFQGLVMAKFARENLKLSRVAVLRDNKSAFSMGLADVFTEKFKAFGGEVPGDESYSKGDTDFRAQLTSIKRLKPDAVFVPGYYTDVGIIARQAREIGLKVPLLGGDGWDSDKLYELGGSALEGSYFSNHYSPDNPDPVLQKFLARYKATYGSVPDSVAALAYDAARVTIDAMKRAPDLSGPSLRDAIAATRDFPGVAGRITLDANRDAVKEAVVLKVSGGKAQFVTTVTP, encoded by the coding sequence ATGCGTCGTCCCCTGATGTTGCTCGCGACCCTGGCCCTGGCCGTGGTGGCCTGCGAGAAGAAGACCGCGCCCGCGCCCGCCGCGCCCTCGCCCGAGGGGCAGGCGACCGGGACCGCCGCCGCGCCGGTGGACTCGGACACGATTCTGCTGGGGGAGGTCGGCAGCCTCACGGGCAGCGAGGCGACCTTCGGCGTCTCCGCGCGCAACGGCATCGAGCTGGCGCTGAACGAGGCCAACGAGGCCGGCGGCGTGAAGGGAAAGAAGCTCCAGGTGCGCGTGTACGACAGCCAGGGCCGGCCGGAGGAAGGCGCCCAGGCGGTGACGCGGCTCATCACGCAGGACAAGGTGGTGGCGATTCTCGGCGAGGCGGCCTCGTCGGTGTCCATGGCCATGGCGGAGAAGGCGCAGGCGGGCCAGGTGCCCATGGTGACGCCGACCTCCACCGCGCCGGAGGTCACCCAGAAGGGCGACTACATCTTCCGCGTCTGCTTCATCGACCCCTTCCAGGGCCTGGTGATGGCGAAGTTCGCGCGGGAGAACCTGAAGCTGTCCCGCGTGGCGGTGCTGCGCGACAACAAGAGCGCCTTCTCCATGGGGCTGGCGGACGTGTTCACGGAGAAGTTCAAGGCCTTCGGCGGCGAGGTGCCGGGCGACGAGAGCTACTCCAAGGGTGACACGGACTTCCGCGCGCAGCTCACGTCCATCAAGCGGCTGAAGCCGGACGCCGTCTTCGTGCCCGGCTACTACACGGACGTGGGCATCATCGCGCGGCAGGCGCGGGAGATTGGCCTCAAGGTGCCGCTGCTCGGCGGCGACGGCTGGGACTCCGACAAGCTGTACGAGCTGGGCGGCTCCGCGCTGGAGGGCAGCTACTTCTCCAACCACTACTCGCCGGACAACCCGGACCCGGTGCTCCAGAAGTTCCTGGCCCGCTACAAGGCCACCTACGGCAGCGTGCCGGACAGCGTGGCCGCGCTGGCGTACGACGCGGCGCGGGTGACGATTGACGCCATGAAGCGCGCGCCGGACCTGAGCGGCCCCTCGCTGCGCGACGCCATCGCCGCGACCAGGGACTTCCCCGGCGTGGCGGGCAGAATCACCCTGGACGCCAACCGCGACGCGGTGAAGGAGGCCGTGGTGCTCAAGGTCTCCGGTGGCAAGGCGCAGTTCGTCACCACGGTGACGCCGTAG
- a CDS encoding SUF system Fe-S cluster assembly regulator — protein MLRMSKMTDYGIVLMTELARAEGDTRTTRELAARTRVPLPSASKVLKGLLQAALVVSHRGANGGYGLARPAGELSLAELVAALEGPVALTECGVHPTGGAPCELESVCQVRGHWRLINSAIQEALGRLTLADLIAPAPRVPERLVGLGTPARPAPSPAAGHPASASATGVRS, from the coding sequence ATGCTCCGGATGAGCAAGATGACCGACTACGGCATCGTGCTGATGACCGAGCTGGCTCGCGCGGAGGGTGACACGCGCACCACCCGTGAGCTGGCGGCGCGCACGCGCGTGCCACTTCCCTCGGCCAGCAAGGTGCTCAAGGGCCTGCTTCAGGCGGCGCTCGTGGTGTCCCACCGCGGCGCCAACGGCGGCTACGGCCTGGCACGGCCGGCCGGCGAGCTGTCGCTGGCCGAACTGGTCGCCGCGCTCGAAGGGCCGGTCGCCCTCACCGAGTGTGGCGTCCACCCCACCGGCGGTGCGCCCTGCGAGCTGGAGTCCGTCTGCCAGGTGCGGGGCCACTGGCGCCTCATCAACAGCGCCATCCAGGAGGCCTTGGGGCGCCTGACGCTGGCGGACCTCATCGCCCCCGCCCCCCGCGTGCCCGAGCGCCTCGTGGGCCTGGGGACACCCGCTCGCCCGGCGCCTTCCCCAGCCGCCGGCCACCCCGCTTCCGCATCCGCGACAGGAGTCCGCTCATGA
- the sufB gene encoding Fe-S cluster assembly protein SufB, whose translation MSTETLQELTRRPYAAGFVTQVESDTFPPGLDEDVIRALSAKKGEPEFLLDWRLKAFRHWKTMTEPTWQAVTYKPIDYQAISYYSAPKQKPVKASLDEVDPEILRTYEKLGIPLHEQKLLQNVAVDAVFDSVSVATTFKDKLAKAGVIFCSFSEAVREHPELVKKYLGSVVPYSDNYFAALNSAVFSDGSFVFIPKGVRCPMELSTYFRINAAETGQFERTLIVAEEGSHVSYLEGCTAPMRDTNQLHAAVVELVALDNATIKYSTVQNWYPGDAEGRGGIYNFVTKRGVAHRAAKISWTQVETGSAITWKYPSVILKGDDSVGEFYSVALTNNLQQADTGTKMVHIGKNSRSTIVSKGISAGRGQNTYRGLVKVLKSAQNARNYTQCDSLLLGDKCGAHTVPYIEVKNASAQVEHEASTSKIGEDQLFYCRQRGISQEDAVSMIVNGFCRQVFKELPMEFAVEAQKLLGVSLEGSVG comes from the coding sequence ATGAGCACCGAAACCCTCCAGGAACTGACGCGCCGCCCCTATGCCGCGGGCTTCGTCACCCAGGTGGAGTCGGACACGTTTCCCCCCGGGTTGGATGAAGACGTCATCCGCGCGCTCTCCGCGAAGAAGGGCGAGCCGGAGTTCCTCCTCGACTGGCGCCTCAAGGCCTTCCGCCACTGGAAGACGATGACGGAGCCCACGTGGCAGGCCGTCACCTACAAGCCCATCGACTACCAGGCCATCAGCTACTACTCGGCGCCGAAGCAGAAGCCGGTGAAGGCCAGCCTGGACGAGGTGGACCCGGAGATTCTGCGCACCTACGAGAAGCTCGGCATCCCGCTGCACGAGCAGAAGCTGCTGCAGAACGTCGCGGTGGACGCCGTCTTCGACTCGGTGTCCGTGGCCACCACGTTCAAGGACAAGCTGGCCAAGGCGGGCGTCATCTTCTGCTCGTTCTCGGAAGCCGTGCGCGAGCACCCGGAGCTGGTGAAGAAGTACCTGGGCTCGGTGGTGCCGTACTCGGACAACTACTTCGCCGCGCTCAACTCCGCCGTCTTCAGCGACGGCTCGTTCGTCTTCATCCCCAAGGGCGTGCGCTGCCCCATGGAGCTGTCCACGTACTTCCGCATCAACGCGGCGGAGACGGGCCAGTTCGAGCGCACGCTCATCGTCGCGGAGGAGGGCTCCCACGTGAGCTACCTGGAGGGCTGCACCGCCCCCATGCGCGACACCAACCAGCTCCACGCCGCGGTGGTGGAGCTGGTGGCGCTGGACAACGCCACCATCAAGTACTCCACGGTGCAGAACTGGTACCCGGGCGACGCGGAGGGGCGCGGCGGCATCTACAACTTCGTCACCAAGCGCGGCGTCGCGCACCGGGCGGCGAAGATTTCGTGGACGCAGGTGGAGACGGGCTCGGCCATTACGTGGAAGTACCCGAGCGTCATCCTCAAGGGGGATGACTCGGTGGGCGAGTTCTACTCGGTGGCGCTCACCAACAACCTGCAGCAGGCGGACACGGGCACGAAGATGGTGCACATCGGGAAGAACTCCCGCAGCACCATCGTGTCCAAGGGCATCTCCGCCGGCCGCGGGCAGAACACGTACCGCGGGCTGGTGAAGGTGCTGAAGAGCGCCCAGAACGCGCGCAACTACACGCAGTGCGATTCGCTGCTGCTCGGTGACAAGTGCGGCGCCCACACGGTGCCGTACATCGAGGTGAAGAACGCGTCGGCGCAGGTGGAGCACGAGGCGTCCACGTCGAAGATTGGCGAGGACCAGCTCTTCTACTGCCGGCAGCGGGGCATCTCGCAGGAGGACGCGGTGTCGATGATCGTCAACGGCTTCTGCCGCCAGGTGTTCAAGGAGCTCCCGATGGAGTTCGCGGTGGAGGCGCAGAAGCTGCTCGGAGTGAGCCTGGAAGGGAGCGTGGGGTAG
- the sufC gene encoding Fe-S cluster assembly ATPase SufC: MALLTVRNLHARVAGKDILKGIDLEVAPGEVHAIMGPNGSGKSTLASVLAGRDGYEVTQGEVRFDGKPLLELSPEDRAAAGVFLAFQYPVEIPGVGNIHFLRTALNAQRRAKGLEELDAMDFLQLAKEKSKLVQLDAAFMNRSVNEGFSGGEKKRNEIFQMAVLEPRLAILDETDSGLDIDALRTVAGGVNALRSPERGMVLITHYQRLLDSIVPDKVHVMAAGRIVRSGGRELALELEEKGYGWLGLDGGKAKAPAAEARR, from the coding sequence ATGGCGCTATTGACTGTTCGCAACCTGCACGCCCGCGTGGCGGGCAAGGACATCCTCAAGGGCATCGACCTGGAGGTCGCCCCCGGTGAGGTCCACGCCATCATGGGGCCCAACGGCTCCGGGAAGAGCACGCTGGCCAGCGTGCTGGCGGGCCGTGACGGCTACGAGGTGACGCAGGGCGAGGTGCGCTTCGACGGCAAGCCGCTGCTGGAGCTGTCGCCGGAGGACCGCGCCGCCGCCGGCGTGTTCCTCGCCTTCCAGTACCCGGTGGAGATTCCGGGCGTGGGCAACATCCACTTCCTGCGCACCGCGCTCAACGCGCAGCGCCGCGCCAAGGGGCTGGAGGAGCTGGACGCCATGGACTTCCTCCAGCTCGCCAAGGAGAAGTCGAAGCTGGTGCAGCTCGACGCGGCCTTCATGAACCGCTCGGTGAACGAGGGCTTCTCCGGCGGCGAGAAGAAGCGCAACGAAATCTTCCAGATGGCGGTGCTGGAGCCGCGCCTGGCCATCCTCGACGAGACGGACTCCGGCCTGGACATCGACGCGCTGCGCACGGTGGCGGGCGGCGTCAACGCGCTGCGCTCGCCCGAGCGCGGCATGGTGCTGATTACGCACTACCAGCGGCTGCTGGACTCCATCGTCCCGGACAAGGTCCACGTCATGGCGGCGGGCCGCATCGTCCGCTCCGGCGGGCGCGAGCTGGCGCTGGAGCTGGAGGAGAAGGGCTACGGCTGGCTGGGGCTGGACGGTGGCAAGGCCAAGGCCCCGGCGGCGGAGGCCCGGCGATGA
- the sufD gene encoding Fe-S cluster assembly protein SufD, with amino-acid sequence MTAALAHYLDVATRFQAAPEQASAPRWLKRLRADALAHFERQGLPTTRDEAWKYSRLGAIADGTFIPAARDARDAAHLSSVVERLGLPGPRLVFVDGRLAPELSSVAGLPRGLTLKPLRDAVREDGELLESLLGQRALSNEHAFTALNAALLEEGALLRLAPGALSEVPVQLLFLTRGDGPVLASPRILVVAGESSEATLVETYASAGPAGSAATFTNAVTEVTLGDNASLHHYKLQVEADAALHLGALHARQGRDSRFASHAFAFGGAMARNEVHAAFAGEGGDATLNGLYVGQGAQHLDNRTALDHAVPRCTSRELYKGVLDGQSRGTFHGLIRVRPDAQRTDSRQQNRNLLLSESAQADARPQLEIFADDVKCAHGAAVGRLDAQALFYLRSRGVPQAEAERLLTYAFAREVVEAVPVGPVRANIEALLALKLPGAAQREVKA; translated from the coding sequence ATGACGGCGGCCCTGGCGCACTACCTGGACGTGGCCACGCGCTTCCAGGCGGCGCCCGAGCAGGCGTCCGCGCCGCGGTGGCTCAAGCGCCTGCGCGCCGACGCCCTGGCCCACTTCGAGCGGCAGGGGCTGCCCACGACGCGTGACGAGGCCTGGAAGTACTCCCGGCTGGGCGCCATCGCGGACGGAACGTTCATTCCAGCGGCGCGCGACGCCCGGGACGCCGCCCACCTGTCCTCAGTGGTGGAGCGGCTGGGCCTGCCGGGCCCCCGGCTGGTGTTCGTGGACGGGCGGCTGGCGCCGGAGCTGTCGTCCGTGGCGGGCCTGCCGCGCGGGCTGACGCTGAAGCCGCTGCGGGACGCGGTGCGCGAGGACGGCGAGCTGCTGGAGTCGCTGCTGGGACAGCGCGCCTTGTCGAACGAGCACGCCTTCACCGCGCTCAACGCGGCGCTGCTGGAGGAGGGCGCGCTGCTGCGCCTGGCGCCGGGCGCGCTGAGCGAGGTGCCCGTGCAGTTGCTGTTCCTCACGCGCGGCGATGGGCCGGTGCTGGCCAGCCCGCGCATTCTGGTGGTGGCGGGGGAGAGCAGCGAGGCGACGCTGGTGGAGACCTATGCCAGCGCGGGCCCCGCGGGCTCGGCGGCGACGTTCACCAACGCGGTGACGGAGGTGACGCTGGGCGACAACGCCAGCCTCCACCACTACAAGCTCCAGGTGGAGGCGGACGCGGCGCTGCACCTGGGCGCCCTGCACGCGCGGCAGGGGCGGGACAGCCGCTTCGCGTCGCACGCCTTCGCCTTCGGCGGGGCCATGGCGCGCAACGAGGTCCACGCGGCCTTCGCGGGCGAGGGCGGCGACGCGACGCTGAACGGCCTCTACGTGGGGCAGGGCGCGCAGCACCTGGACAACCGCACGGCGCTGGACCACGCGGTGCCGCGCTGCACCAGCCGCGAGCTGTACAAGGGCGTGCTGGATGGCCAGTCACGCGGCACCTTCCACGGGCTCATCCGGGTGCGGCCGGACGCGCAGCGCACGGACTCGCGGCAGCAGAACCGCAACCTGCTGCTGTCGGAGTCGGCGCAGGCGGACGCGCGGCCGCAGCTTGAAATCTTCGCGGATGACGTGAAGTGCGCGCACGGCGCGGCGGTGGGGCGGCTGGACGCGCAGGCGCTGTTCTACCTGCGCTCGCGCGGCGTGCCCCAGGCGGAGGCGGAGCGGCTGCTCACCTACGCCTTCGCCCGCGAGGTGGTGGAGGCGGTGCCCGTGGGCCCCGTGCGCGCGAACATCGAAGCGCTCCTGGCCCTGAAGCTGCCGGGCGCGGCACAGCGCGAGGTGAAGGCATGA
- a CDS encoding cysteine desulfurase: MSGFDVKKVREDFPILHQEVRGRPLVYLDSAATAQKPRAVIDALVRFYQHDNANVHRGVHVLSERATEAYEGARETVRRFINAGDVKEIVFVRGTTEAINLVAQTYGRKHIGAGDEVLITQMEHHANIVPWRMLCEQTGAVLKVIPVDDRGELVLDAVDALLTERTRILAVTHVSNALGTVVPVKELTRRAHAKGIPVLVDGAQAVTHFPVDVQDLGCDFYAFSGHKMFGPTGIGVLYGRKELLEAMPPYQGGGDMILSVTMEKVTYNRVPYRFEAGTPNLEGAVGLAAAIRYLEALGMANVAAHDRELLAYATQALESVPGLRLVGTAREKTGVLSFMLADVHPHDVGTILDREGICIRTGHHCAQPVMQHFKVPATSRASLALYNTREDVDALVRGLHKVLEVFQ; encoded by the coding sequence ATGAGCGGCTTCGACGTGAAGAAGGTCCGCGAGGACTTCCCCATCCTCCACCAGGAGGTGCGGGGCCGGCCGCTGGTGTACCTGGACAGCGCCGCCACGGCGCAGAAGCCGCGGGCCGTCATCGACGCGCTGGTGCGCTTCTACCAGCACGACAACGCCAACGTGCACCGCGGCGTGCACGTGCTCTCCGAGCGCGCCACGGAGGCCTACGAGGGCGCGCGCGAGACGGTGCGCCGCTTCATCAACGCGGGGGACGTGAAGGAAATCGTCTTCGTGCGAGGCACCACCGAGGCCATCAACCTGGTGGCGCAGACGTACGGGCGCAAGCACATCGGCGCCGGGGACGAGGTGCTCATCACCCAGATGGAGCACCACGCCAACATCGTCCCCTGGCGGATGCTGTGCGAGCAGACGGGCGCGGTGCTCAAGGTCATCCCCGTGGATGACCGGGGCGAGCTGGTGCTGGACGCGGTGGACGCGCTGCTGACGGAGCGCACGCGCATCCTCGCGGTGACGCACGTGTCCAACGCGCTGGGCACCGTGGTGCCGGTGAAGGAGCTCACCCGGCGGGCCCACGCGAAGGGCATCCCCGTGCTGGTGGACGGCGCGCAAGCGGTGACGCACTTCCCCGTGGACGTGCAGGACCTGGGCTGCGACTTCTACGCCTTCAGCGGGCACAAGATGTTCGGGCCCACGGGCATCGGCGTGTTGTACGGCCGCAAGGAGCTGCTGGAGGCGATGCCGCCGTACCAGGGCGGCGGCGACATGATCCTCTCCGTGACGATGGAGAAGGTGACGTACAACCGGGTGCCGTACCGCTTCGAGGCGGGCACGCCCAACCTGGAGGGCGCGGTGGGGCTGGCGGCGGCCATCCGCTACCTGGAAGCGCTGGGGATGGCGAACGTCGCCGCGCACGACCGGGAGCTGCTGGCCTACGCCACGCAGGCGCTGGAGTCGGTGCCGGGGCTGCGCCTGGTGGGCACCGCGCGCGAGAAGACGGGCGTGCTGTCCTTCATGCTGGCGGATGTCCACCCGCACGACGTGGGCACCATCCTGGACCGCGAGGGCATCTGCATCCGCACCGGCCACCACTGCGCGCAGCCGGTGATGCAGCACTTCAAGGTGCCGGCCACGTCGCGGGCGTCGCTGGCGCTCTACAACACGCGCGAGGACGTGGACGCGCTCGTCCGCGGCCTGCACAAGGTCCTGGAGGTGTTCCAGTGA
- the sufU gene encoding Fe-S cluster assembly sulfur transfer protein SufU, translated as MSSDDLRDLYQEVVLEHSKRPRNYRVVDGATAEAAGHNPLCGDQLVVTLKVEDGVIKDVGFQGQGCAISKASASLMTGAVKDRTRSEAEALFEQVHKLVTEGPESVDVDALGKLAVLSGVSEFPARVKCASLAWHTLRAALEGRGEAVSTE; from the coding sequence GTGAGCTCGGATGACTTGAGGGACCTCTATCAAGAGGTCGTGCTGGAGCACTCCAAGCGGCCGCGCAACTACCGCGTGGTGGACGGCGCCACCGCGGAGGCCGCGGGGCACAACCCGCTGTGCGGTGACCAGTTGGTGGTGACGCTGAAGGTGGAGGACGGCGTCATCAAGGACGTGGGCTTCCAGGGCCAGGGCTGCGCCATCTCCAAGGCGTCCGCGTCGTTGATGACGGGGGCGGTGAAGGACCGGACGCGGTCGGAGGCGGAGGCGCTCTTCGAGCAGGTCCACAAGCTGGTGACGGAAGGTCCGGAGTCGGTGGACGTGGACGCGCTGGGCAAGCTGGCGGTGTTGTCCGGCGTCAGCGAGTTCCCCGCGCGGGTGAAGTGCGCCAGCCTGGCGTGGCACACGCTGCGCGCGGCATTGGAGGGACGCGGCGAGGCCGTGTCCACGGAGTAG
- the sufT gene encoding putative Fe-S cluster assembly protein SufT — protein sequence MRGMMAVLERDVSATIIPSGDRVVLPAGSELRVTQTLGGNITVQDPYGQLFRVDEKDGGALGEEYAPKEKPAGDPSEFNEEQVWEQLRTVYDPEIPVNIVELGLVYACKAEPLPEGGQRVDIQMTLTAPGCGMGPVLVEDVRTKVGSVPGVAETRVELVWDPPWGQERMSDVARLQLGWM from the coding sequence ATGCGAGGAATGATGGCGGTGCTGGAGCGCGACGTGTCAGCGACAATCATCCCCAGCGGAGACCGGGTGGTGTTGCCCGCGGGCTCCGAGCTGCGGGTGACGCAGACGCTCGGCGGCAACATCACGGTGCAGGACCCCTACGGCCAGCTCTTCCGCGTCGACGAGAAGGACGGCGGCGCGCTGGGCGAGGAGTACGCGCCCAAGGAGAAGCCCGCGGGCGACCCCAGCGAGTTCAACGAGGAGCAGGTCTGGGAGCAGCTCCGCACGGTGTACGACCCGGAGATTCCGGTGAACATCGTCGAGCTGGGCCTGGTGTACGCGTGCAAGGCGGAGCCGCTGCCGGAGGGCGGGCAGCGGGTGGACATCCAGATGACGCTCACCGCGCCCGGCTGCGGCATGGGGCCGGTGCTGGTGGAGGACGTGCGCACCAAGGTGGGCTCGGTGCCCGGCGTGGCGGAGACGCGCGTGGAGCTGGTGTGGGACCCGCCTTGGGGGCAGGAGCGCATGTCGGACGTGGCGCGGCTCCAGCTCGGGTGGATGTAG
- a CDS encoding type 1 glutamine amidotransferase domain-containing protein, with translation MKKLRGLRVAVLAADGFEQVELTAPVKKLERQGAEVTIVSPHKGRIRGMNLLVPGKKVSVDASLREVKAADFDAVFIPGGFVNPDLLRQSALALDFVRDADALDLPMAVICHGPWVLISAGLVEGRAVASWPGIRDDVRNAGGRWVDEPVMRDGNWVSSPGPRQMFAFIKGMVELFAEKMPEVSARAPLVPVRHEAPALWPRLLAGTLATAALGLGARRLALR, from the coding sequence ATGAAGAAGCTGAGAGGGTTGCGGGTGGCCGTGCTCGCGGCGGATGGCTTCGAGCAGGTGGAGCTGACGGCGCCGGTGAAGAAGCTGGAGCGCCAGGGCGCGGAGGTGACGATTGTCTCACCGCACAAGGGCCGCATCCGCGGGATGAACCTGCTCGTCCCGGGCAAGAAGGTGAGCGTGGACGCGTCCCTGCGCGAGGTGAAGGCGGCGGACTTCGACGCGGTCTTCATCCCGGGAGGCTTCGTGAACCCGGACCTCCTGCGGCAAAGCGCGCTCGCGCTGGACTTCGTCCGGGACGCGGACGCGCTGGACCTGCCCATGGCCGTCATCTGTCACGGGCCGTGGGTCCTGATTTCGGCGGGCCTCGTGGAGGGGCGGGCGGTGGCCTCGTGGCCGGGCATCCGCGACGACGTGCGCAACGCGGGCGGCCGGTGGGTGGACGAGCCGGTGATGCGAGATGGCAACTGGGTGTCCAGCCCTGGCCCGCGTCAGATGTTCGCCTTCATCAAGGGCATGGTGGAGCTCTTCGCGGAGAAGATGCCGGAGGTCTCCGCGCGAGCGCCGTTGGTCCCCGTGCGCCACGAAGCGCCCGCCCTGTGGCCCAGGCTGCTCGCGGGGACGCTGGCCACCGCGGCGCTCGGACTGGGCGCGCGGCGGCTGGCCCTGCGCTGA
- a CDS encoding isoaspartyl peptidase/L-asparaginase family protein, with translation MSVAPVPLRRALVVGAVMLLSPMGCASSGVARTDSGQPTPPDAPAPAPKWGLVIHGGAGVISRENLSPEREAEVRAALTQSLQAGHAVLASGGSALDAVSAAVRILEDSPYFNAGKGAVFTHDGVNELDAAIMDGKTRQAGAVAGVRHVKSPISLARLVMEQSPHVMMVGEGAEAFAKSQGVELVDPKYFYTEDRWQGLQRALEKERARQQPSSSIPAGYDPVSGDHKFGTVGAVALDKTGALAAATSTGGMTNKRHGRVGDSPIIGAGTYADARCAVSATGHGEFFIRYAVAHDICARVEYLGVPLRQAADAVINDVLVKVGGEGGIIAMDREGNVAMPFNSAGMYRGTIGEDGEPVVAIFRDAADAAVK, from the coding sequence ATGTCCGTCGCTCCCGTTCCCCTCCGCCGTGCTCTCGTCGTGGGTGCCGTGATGCTGCTCTCTCCCATGGGCTGCGCCAGTTCCGGGGTTGCTCGCACCGACAGCGGGCAGCCGACCCCTCCCGACGCGCCCGCCCCCGCCCCGAAGTGGGGGCTGGTCATCCACGGCGGCGCGGGTGTCATCTCCCGGGAGAACCTCTCCCCGGAGCGCGAGGCCGAGGTCCGCGCCGCGCTGACGCAGTCCCTCCAGGCGGGGCACGCGGTGCTGGCCAGCGGCGGCTCCGCGCTGGACGCGGTGAGCGCCGCGGTCCGCATCCTGGAGGACTCGCCGTACTTCAACGCCGGCAAGGGCGCCGTCTTCACGCACGACGGCGTCAACGAGCTGGACGCCGCCATCATGGACGGCAAGACGCGCCAGGCGGGCGCCGTGGCGGGCGTGCGGCACGTGAAGAGCCCCATCTCGCTGGCGCGGCTCGTCATGGAGCAGTCGCCGCACGTGATGATGGTGGGGGAGGGCGCCGAGGCCTTCGCGAAGTCGCAGGGCGTGGAGCTGGTGGACCCGAAGTACTTCTACACGGAGGACCGCTGGCAGGGCCTCCAGCGCGCGCTGGAGAAGGAGCGCGCGCGGCAGCAGCCGTCCTCCTCGATTCCCGCGGGGTATGACCCGGTGAGCGGGGACCACAAGTTCGGCACCGTGGGCGCGGTGGCCCTGGACAAGACGGGCGCGCTCGCCGCGGCCACGTCCACGGGCGGCATGACGAACAAGCGCCATGGCCGCGTGGGGGACTCGCCCATCATCGGCGCGGGCACCTATGCGGACGCGCGCTGCGCCGTGTCCGCCACCGGCCATGGCGAGTTCTTCATCCGCTACGCCGTGGCGCACGACATCTGCGCCCGCGTGGAGTACCTGGGCGTGCCGCTGCGGCAGGCCGCCGACGCCGTCATCAACGACGTGCTGGTGAAGGTGGGCGGCGAGGGTGGCATCATCGCCATGGACCGCGAGGGCAACGTGGCCATGCCCTTCAACTCCGCGGGCATGTACCGCGGCACCATTGGCGAGGACGGCGAGCCCGTCGTGGCCATCTTCCGGGACGCGGCGGACGCGGCCGTGAAGTAG
- a CDS encoding YXWGXW repeat-containing protein, producing MTPRWWACLVTLLAAPMVHAQTAPVPASEPGYSEYAYDDTEFQDEDTAPVAPYAPPQLPTENPSARPFAGAVWASGHWYWDGNEWRFNAGTWLAPMDGYRFINGYWEPDGRMWRWVSGGWARHDSAMVEIPIAVTSEELSTQQAPPPLRVEHAPPPPAPSYVWTPGYWYWAGANYVWVDGMWAAPPRPGLVYVSSRWVRRGPSWYFSAGGWATRGSVRITVPVYRHAHVTVARRHPHYFMHSWRRYPAVRHHVYHYGSGYRRGPSPVRHHYRGNDNRWGGRGNYHRASPGRHGGRHGASPGGHRRGDGGRRGGRD from the coding sequence ATGACTCCTCGATGGTGGGCTTGTCTGGTGACCTTGCTTGCGGCGCCCATGGTTCACGCGCAGACCGCGCCGGTCCCCGCGTCAGAGCCGGGATATTCCGAGTACGCCTACGACGACACGGAGTTCCAGGACGAGGACACGGCGCCCGTGGCGCCCTACGCCCCGCCCCAGCTCCCCACCGAGAACCCCTCGGCCCGGCCCTTCGCGGGCGCCGTCTGGGCGTCTGGCCACTGGTACTGGGACGGCAACGAGTGGCGCTTCAACGCCGGCACCTGGCTGGCGCCCATGGACGGCTACCGGTTCATCAACGGCTACTGGGAGCCGGACGGCCGGATGTGGCGATGGGTGTCCGGAGGCTGGGCCCGGCATGACTCCGCGATGGTGGAGATTCCCATCGCCGTGACGAGCGAGGAGCTGTCCACGCAGCAGGCGCCGCCGCCGCTCCGCGTCGAGCACGCCCCGCCGCCGCCGGCGCCCTCCTATGTCTGGACGCCCGGCTACTGGTACTGGGCTGGCGCCAACTACGTGTGGGTGGATGGCATGTGGGCCGCGCCGCCGCGTCCCGGGCTCGTCTACGTGTCGTCGCGCTGGGTGCGCCGCGGGCCGTCCTGGTACTTCTCCGCCGGCGGCTGGGCGACCCGGGGCTCGGTGCGAATCACCGTGCCCGTCTACCGCCACGCGCACGTCACCGTGGCGCGCCGTCACCCGCACTACTTCATGCACTCCTGGCGGCGGTACCCGGCGGTGCGCCACCACGTCTACCACTACGGCAGCGGCTACCGTCGCGGCCCCAGCCCGGTGCGCCACCACTACCGTGGCAACGACAACCGCTGGGGGGGCCGGGGCAACTACCACCGCGCCTCGCCCGGCAGGCACGGCGGACGGCACGGCGCCTCGCCCGGCGGGCACCGCCGCGGTGACGGTGGACGCCGCGGTGGCCGGGACTGA